The genomic DNA GTAggttttggtggtggtggttccAAATGgtggtcttcttcttcttctgggtAGGGTTcgtgatcttcttcttctggatAGGGTTCAGGGTCTTCGTAGAAGTGAGAGTTGGCTTCGAGCCATTCGAGCTCTTCTGGTAGAGGAATGTCCATGTCCATGTCCATGTCCATATCCGCATCCATTGATGGAGGGGACTGAGCAGCGTAGCAGAGAAGATCAATGTGTGTTTGGCGGGAAGATGTGTAGAAGAAGCGGGAACGGGAAGGGGGCAAACGATGAACGCAATTCCAAAATTAAACCTTTACTTGGAACCTTCGTTAGATTTTTGGATAAATCGTAATAATCActccttaatatatataatgtaattataaaattattttttatattttacaaaataataactttttaaatcattaaataaattaataaaaatattttttatttttttatttcccatttctttctccctcttttattttaaataaatataaaaaaatactaaacaaCAAGTGGTTATTATCCACTGCTAATTAGTAGACTCGAATTGTCTTacatttgaattcaatttcaaatctaaattttactttaagttcataaaattaattttttatttttaatttacatcgAGATCCcgaataaataatatttaaaaaaatatttttataatatgcttaatatttttttaaataatttaacgtacaaataaacaatattgaaaaatataaaaaaattcaaacaattatctctattattcaaatattattgtgactgtagtttatttttattgttaattctttttttatatctttttttgttTGTCAATTACAATAATGAAATCTCTcgttctctttttatttttctctagtttaatctaaattaaagagtcatgtttttatattttattatataatatttattaactaagatataagataaaataaatgagatataaaaaatattacaaataaaagtatattttattatatttgttaaatttatttaataatctattaaaaaaaatcacatgactttttatataaaattgtttAGGTAAATTTACCGATcactttacaaataaaaaaaataacttatatattactcaatatattttaaaaaatttaacaaataatataataaaaatattaaaatattttacagtcttattttaattattttatatgttaattcaaaaaaatttcaaacgttatattgatataatctaattttgttcattttaataaataatatccTACACACCAATAAATGTACTTTATTATTAGACggtgtgtatttattatattttttaatatttaaataatgttattaattaataataaatgcacAAAAGCCTGtctaaacattaaaaataaaatacaaaaagggtaaaaaagaaaatgagagaaattcaAGGAAATACGGCGTGGTTgcggggaggggaggggaggggagcgGGCACTTGGACGTTTCGCATACTTTTCCAGATTAGATTTAGAACCTTCCGTTCTATTTCTACGCGTGGGCGTGGTCCGAACCAATATCAAATATTGTAAGAATAGCGTTCATATGTTCGGATTCATATGTTGTTGAATCTACAAACGACGTACGACTTTCTTCGATTGATCTTCCCCCAAATCCGCGTCGCAGGCATTCGATTCCATCCTCTCCGTCCTTCAATTTGCTCTCTCGATCCATTTCTCGCGTGTTTTTCAGCTGTGCAGTGGGATTAGGGCTTCGCTTTGGGTGTAGAGAAGAAGAGGGATTGAGATGGGGCAGCAGTCGCTGATCTACAGCTTCGTGGCGCGGGGGACGGTGATCCTGGCGGAGTTCACCGAGTTCACCGGGAATTTCACCAGCATCGCGTCGCAGTGCCTCCAGAAGCTCCCCTCCTCCAACAACAAGTTTACCTACAACTGTGACGGCCACACCTTCAACTACCTCGTCGAAAACGGTTTCAGTGAGTCCCCTTGCCTGTGATTGGTTTCAACCTCTATTTTTGTATTGGATCTGTACGGCAATTGATTGGTTGGCGTGTTTGGATTTTTGAATGGTTTGTTTTCATTGTATTTGCATTTTGGTCAGttgaatcttatttttaaaagttgaaATAGGGACGATCTTTCGGGATATTCAAATGGTGCGTAGGATATGAATAAGGAATGTAACGTAGACCGGTATTGCTATTATTGGGTTTTAATATCTTCTTTGGAGAAGGTGGGAGCTGTAAATCGTTTGAGGCTGATCATATGGCACAAAAAGATGCTACCAAAAGccttatattttctcttttctgtttGGTGCTGGGGCCTGTAAATCCTATAGATCACGTTATTATATTTCAACATGGTCTAAAATGTATAGGGAACATGGTTAGATCTCCTTCAAAAATCAACATAGGCAGAGCCATTCGGGTTGACAGACAAAGTTACAATTTCCATATATGTCCCGAGATGAGTCTTTTTGTGTTTCCCAGGAGACCAGGCAGCGTATATTTAGTGAATGTTCTTCTTGTGGGACATCACGATGTGcagagagggggagagattAAGCTTCTGTTCTTCCACCTATTTCATTGCCATTTCCTGTTGGCATTCAACAATATCATTTGAAAAACTAAAGCTTCTAGCTTCATTTATTTCTATCCCTTTTTAATTGGTTGGACTAGACAGTGTTTTGAATTTGGTTCTTCTATATTACATGTCAGAATAATTTTCCTTCCCTGTTTTTTCTGtattatgtgaaaaaaaaaattgtatgacATTGAGATAATTATATAATGCATCAactatttattttataacaatttgACGTGTTTGACATGCCTATTCTGATTGCATATGCTGGCCAAAATGCTTTCTTATGGCcatcatttcctttttctagtGCCTTCACCAACTTGGGGAATTATTGAGAAGGAAATGGCTGTAAAGTAGGGGGAAAGTGACACATTCTTCAATAAATGTGTGCtgataacaaataataaataagactCATGGGATACTTGTATAATCCCTCAACTCAAACGCTAACAAGCTAAGAGAATATTCTGATGTCGCAAGATTAGCTGCCTATCTCTTAATGATTTTGTCTGCCTCTGCATTGCCAGCCTAGATATTAAAGGGTCACCTGcaaggccaaaaaaaaaaaagagagagagagactaatGCAGGACATCTCTTGACAAATTGGCATTAACTTAAATACCCAAAGTTTAACATTCCATCATAAAACAGGAGTTGTCCCCTTTATCAAATGATAATACAGGAGAACTAGTAAGATTTAAATCTCAGGAAGTGTCTGAAAAACACAGAACTGGGGTGCTTTCCTCACAGATCATTTCAGGTTAACAAAATTTGTTTAGATCAGCttaaaggggaaaaaaatacTTCTCATACTTCATGCACAAGTGGTGCCTTATGCAGAGTCCTTTTGGCCAATTTGACCCTGAAACCAAAGTACAGTGGCTTATTTGACCCTTcgccataaaataatttatataagatatataaattttaactataTATTTCACATGTCTTTTAAAAAgatgtttatatatacacattgaaacataaatatttaatatttaagaagCAATCCCCAAAAATATTGACAATGTTAGTGTGAATCTAAGTGTGATTTCTgatcaaaataataaagttgttgttttactttcagaacttcaatttatcaaattttctaaggcatttttatatttttctgtaaaatatttgcttttaaaaaaatgtacttattttttgttatctaaacatcaaaaaataagtaaaatgtGTTACGATTAAGTATTTTACATCCAACCAAATGGAGTTTTAGGAAAAAGTTGGAGATAAAAAGGCAAGAGCAATGCTACATGGatagaatttttattaaaaaaaatattatttaagatgCTGCTGCATTCATATCCATACATTCATAATGAGAAACTGATAAAATTAATCTTAATGAAAAAAATGTAACtcacattattttttttgaattttagatttaaaaattatataaaatattattttaaaaacttaggAAAGACAAATAAAATGTTAGCTTGCTTTTAGTCATAATAGAGGAATGGTACCAAACATGTAAAGAACAATGTTCCATCTCACTATTAGGAcaataatgaataaaaaagtTAATTGTTATTAATGCATGAgaatagattttttaaaattaatatgtaaaattgaataacataatttagaaataaggaactttgttttgattttttgcaCGTAAGTGGTCGTTaggataatatatttttaatgaggTATTTATAAATGGATATGGTTTAATACTTGATTCCTCTGGGGATCCAGATCCAACTCAATTAGAAATGGATCAGTTGGATCCAGATCCAATATACATTGATTGTGGATTTTACAGGTCGGATCCAACTCATTGACAACCCTCCAGAACTATTTACCTTGTCAAACTTTCttctatttttgagaaatcacaTTGGCCAACCATATTGGTGTCATGTACCAAGATGTTGGAGGTAGTAGCTAGCGGTATAAATAATGTGTAATTAGGCTAAtagaaattgaatttcaatATTTAGCATAGCTGGAAGAATGTTCCAGCATGCTATAGCCTAGTTGTAATCGCACATGGCTCGAGCCAACCGCTTTTGGCGCCCAAGTTGCTGGATCAGTATAAATAGCTGATCCAGGCGCTAAAACGAgtatgttgaatgaaattggaaatgagtttcCCTCGAATTCTCTCTaaactctctctaaattctctctctaATCTAATCTCTCCTTCTCTCCCTAAAATCTCCCTATTCTCTCTTGATTTCCGTTCTCGATCCCTCAAGAATTCCATTGTCAGATTCGTGATCTGACAATTGGTTAATGTCACCTCCCTGAATAATAAGAACTAATGTCACTGGTTTTGTAGGATTAGTGATACCTGTTTTTGTCTCAGTAAGGAGGCTAACAACAGAATGTTTTTTGCTCTATTTgacttaattttaattaatgtttttttttatataaaaaaaattttggcAATATTTGTTTGGTTGGTTCTAACTGGGCTGCTTATGTTGGTCGATGTAGCATATTGTGTTGTTGCAGTTGAGGCAGTTGGAAGACAAATTCCAATTGCATTTCTAGAAAGAGTTAAGGAGGATTTTAACAAGAGATATGGTGGAGGGAAAGCTGCAACTGCTGTTGCCAACAGCCTGAAAAAGGAGTTTGGGTATCTCTGTTTTTCTGTCAAAAAACCATACGAAATTTTGTTTCCACTCTTTATAGTACTCGACTCTTTTTGTCCTTACACTGTTGCAGGCCAAAATTGAAGGAGCATATGCAGTACTGTGTGGATCATCCAGAGGAGGTTAGCCAGCTTGCAAAGGTGCAGGCTCAGGTTTCTGAAGTCAAGGGAGTGATGATGGAAAACATTGAAAAGGTAAGCAAGTTTTGATCTTGGGGTTCTCTTGTGAATATGAACAATTGCagtcttgttttgttttgttttcttttttggtttctATTTTGGCTTGcgatttctttattctttttctccccccacccccaaaaagGTTGTGTAAtatgattgttgattttttatgtaaattacttcatatacttatttttatacttGGTCAAAATATGGGtttgtgttcatttatttatcatttcatcACTTACAGGGTGAACTGGTGCACAAGATTCTCATAATTGCTAAGTTAAGAACGGTCATCTGTATGCACCCTTGTATCCAGTGCAAAGAGATTTCTGAAAATTTACTTTTGTGTATGAGAAGTTAATTGTCagcatcttttccttttttaagttttaaaattttattatgtgagAAAGAATGATGTGTACtttcattttaagtttttaagtCAACATCATATTGTGGTTTGTAATAGCTAAGAGTTATGTACTTATTGTGTAAATTTGGATATGGAATCAGTCCCCTTGCATTTTTGGCATTGGAAGCTTGAATCATAGCTGAAACTCTGCATTTTTCATACCTGGCATTCTGGTGCGTTTATGACATTTCAAGCATAAGTCAGAACTGAAACTCTGTTTTGTGTTTTTCATCCTTGAGAGTGTGGTGCATTAAAGATGTGTTTTTCTGCAGGTTCTTGACcgaggagagaagattgaggtGCTGGTAGACAAAACTGAGAATCTTCGCTCTCAGGTCAGTATAAAGCcgaattttgtgtatttgactgcatataatttaaaatttttattgttggTATTGTACGACTTTAGTGCTGGTTGATACTAATAATGTTCTGGAAGTTATGAAAGTGTTGTTGGACAAATTTTGAGGTATTTTCTTTTGGGGGCTAATGAAGTAGGGTGAGAAGCACACTCACTTCAAAGGAGTGTAGCTTGTCCTTGTTGGCTTCTGAGTCCCTGGCATCCGTTCTTATCTAAATATGTCTAAATATTGTATTAGTTAACTCTTTTTAAAAACCAAAATATCTTTTTAGACGCCTATGGAGACACACCTGTGCATTCTGAGGTATCAATGTGTTTTACTTGGACACATAAAACTAATGCAAGTTTAGGGAAAATAACCAAgagtgagaaaataattttttatcattttggcatatgatacatatatttatgatttaaattgaacGAGCATTTGTTCACAtagaaaattttattgaatttgttCCCATGTCGTTTTTAGTTGACATCATTCTTTTTTGGAAATATTGTCTCTTTCTGATGTCATATCGGTGTTCTGCATTCATATCTAGGCTTCTTGTAACAACAAGAAGAATCACACGTGTTAATCTGCCAGATATTGTTACCTGATGAAGTTCTTTATATATGGACCACTTCTTGTTATTGAAATTAAACTGTGATTCCTTCGATTTTACTTTTCCCTAAGAGATATTCAGTTTGATCTAAG from Diospyros lotus cultivar Yz01 chromosome 4, ASM1463336v1, whole genome shotgun sequence includes the following:
- the LOC127800010 gene encoding vesicle-associated membrane protein 722 isoform X1; the protein is MGQQSLIYSFVARGTVILAEFTEFTGNFTSIASQCLQKLPSSNNKFTYNCDGHTFNYLVENGFTYCVVAVEAVGRQIPIAFLERVKEDFNKRYGGGKAATAVANSLKKEFGPKLKEHMQYCVDHPEEVSQLAKVQAQVSEVKGVMMENIEKVLDRGEKIEVLVDKTENLRSQAQDFRQQGTQIRRKMWFQNMKIKLIVLGILIVLILIIVLSVCKGFNC